The genomic region tgacttgtaagtcgctttggataaaaagcgtctgctaaatgactgtaatgtaattcGAGCTGGCAGTCTACACTACAAGCACATCTgtactgtttcatttaaaatctatGGTAGCATAAAGCTAAAATGATGAACACTGTGTAATAATGCCTTGACCCAGAGTCTAATGAACCTTTAGTACTAGTTCAATAATGAAGACATTCTTCCATTAATGGTGTTcttaaacaatttccctctgggatgaataacgttttttgaatcttgaatcttctTGTCTACACTGTCAGCTGTCACTTCAGTGTTAAATCTACATAGCACTTTCCTAATCCATCCATCAGCTTTCACATCAGCTTTGCAGAGGCCTTCTCTAGTTTTTCAGACTCCTGCTCCATCCTCATCTTCACATCTATATCTTCAGCCACCTCTTCACACTCCCACCCCCCGAAGTTTTAAATACTTAACACTTCAATGATGTCTTATAGAATTACAACACATTGAAGCACCTTCCGAATGTCTGCTTGCTTGTGTCTCTGCTGAAAGTGCTGTCCTGAATTAACAGCATGCATGTGATCCACAGCAACTGTTTTGAATATGACCTTTAATAATAAGTGATTAAGATTATGAAAAACACCCTCATTTATAGACCTTTACCCATAATATTTTCTCatgtcaaatgttaaattagACTTGCCAGAGGtagccaaccctggtcctcagGGCCACAGTCCCTCTTTTCCAACCATCCCGACACATACAGGTTCATGTGTGGTCAGCCAGCCAGAAACTGTAAGTGTAAGGATGGTTAGAAAAAAAATGGGACAGTGGCCCTTGTATGATGTAGCTTGTCCTGGTAACCTAACATGTACAGAGGTAACATTAGTATTGGTAGAAGAAAATGCTAATTCTTAAGTTTCAGAGTTAAAGTTGCACCAAAGTCAAGTGTCTGTAGGTAGTTGTTAGAAGTACACAACTTTAGAAACAACctcaaaaatagaaatagacCTTAAATATTCTGTAATCAAGCTAAGATACAAAGTACATACTTTAAGTATGTTCTTTGGTACTccattaaaaaactaaatattttaaacactattattattataaacttGATGTTTTTACCATGAATGTAGAAGGATTAGCATCCAAATATTGCTAAAGTACCAAAGGAAAGTATGTATTACTGGATTAATTCTTCTTATCATTTCAAGTATGGACATTTTGTCAATCCATAATAATACCTCGAcatttattaattgattataCTTTATAGCTGCTCTAATACTTTGGTAAAGTCACACAGCGTCACTAAAATATATCAATGTAGCTAGTAGCCAACACGGCTCTGGCTAACCCGCTTTGGCGAGTCTTACTGTGTAACTAAGTTAATACAGTCCAGAAGCTCCATCCTCGCTGGATTATTTCCATGGCGGACTGGAGACTAACTAACCCTTCAGGCCTGACACAGACCTGGGAGCCTGATGAATGACATAAAAACCACAGTGTCAGCATGTAGAAAGACGTTTCACGAGCCAAATCTCCTTctaaaattattgtttattaagaAAGGACGTTTACGGCCTATGGAAGGAAAAATGACTAATCTTACCGCTCTGAACTGTACTTCAACAGCCACTTTTAACGCTTTTCTAGACATTGCACCCTTTAGCTAGTTTTAGCTTCAACTTAAAGCTCTTCTCCAGTTTAGCGCTACCTTGCCTTGTTACCATGGATACTACAACTTCCGGGTTTAGTTGCTAGAGCAACCTGCGCGGGGCTTCTTGTTTCTCCTGGTTGACCTGTCTCACATTAGCACTTAGCTAAAGTCACAAATTCATTCTCCCACTGCTGCAGTGGACCAGTCCGAGGGGGACTAACCATGATCCATGGACAGTCCAAAACCACAGAGTCCCACTGATTACCAGTTTTTAAGAACTCACCTGCTGGGGACACTAGAGGACATGTCTTAAATGTATAACCTGACTGTAGCTCTGAACATGTCCCACAGAGTCCGGAGCCGGACAGACTGACATCGTGTGAAGcctttttgatttcattttccttttatgaGAGTCCATTTGGCACAAGTCTGACAGTTTGAGCTAAGAAAACAAAGTTGAGTTCTTTAAGTATTACCAACTCAATATTCTGCTAAacgttgtaaaaaaaaaaaaaattatatcaGCAGTCCAACTAAATTATGAGCCACACTGGCAAAGTAAAACtttcaataaataatttgtaaaaacaaaaatgctatATAGATTTTAAAGAACAAATACTATACTCTTCTGAATATAGTCTTAACATcaattctcatttcattttccgATCCCAGAGCAGCTTTCCCATAGCATCAGAAATTCAAACTTTGGAGTCGGGCAAACAGTCAAGCTTTTTTCTCCGTCTGCTccggtgtgtctgtgtcagagtcagagtctttgtcttctttttcttgagCAGTTGTTTCGTCCAGCACAGCCACCGCTCCTTTCCTCTGAGGAAGGATAGTGAAGAAGGCCTCCTGCCAGCTGCCCTTCTCCAGGTATGCCAGGATGATCTCAAACACTgcaggagggaggagaacacgctttaaacaaacaagcaaagacAGACGGCTGGTACAGACCAGTCAGAGGGATGACCGGTCAGCGGATGCTTTGCTAAACCAGGTCCAATGATTTATTAGTGTTGTGGCTGCCAAGCTTTCTATTCCAGTGTAGAACATGTACTGTGCAATTCTGATTTGGTTGATGGtattctattttcttttctaaacaATGGATCGTCAGTTTCTCATTTTTAACAGGTAACCATAAGTGAATGAGAACTGTCTGTCACTGGTGTAATTGACCACTGTTCCTTACCATGGTTGACTGCCAGAACCTTCCGACTGTTCATCTTGACAAAGCTGCCCAGGGGAAGCTGAGCGTGACCGATTCCAAGTTCCTTTGCCCTCTCAAAGGTGATACCCTGAAAACAATGTGAGCAGCTCAAATCATGAAGCAGGGTGCTAACATTTGACTCAGGAGTCAGTCTAAGACATTTCTACATCATCTATTCAGCCAAACAGACCTTTTGATGGTTGTGGTCCACCAGGCCTCCGATTACATAGGCCTTTTTTTCATCCAGCTCCTCCAGGACATTGGGAGAGTCCGACGTCAGGTATATTAGATCTTCCTTAGCGACAACTTCACTgtagtgttgtgttttaattgtaatgtcctgcacacatacactcaaTTATACAGGAGGTCTTTGCTCTGTTCTCAACTGTGGATATTAGGACTAGTTGTAAGTGTTATTCTGGATGACTTGCACAAATCTGTGTACCTTCCAATTCACCCATCCTTTGTCCTTTTCATCCATGCTCTGTTTCAGCTGTCCACCCAGACTTGTTAGATAAAACTGCAGAAGCAGTAGTTACACATCAACAAAAAGAATTGTGCATATGGTTTCATGTGTTACTCAGTGTCTTACATGCACTGACCTGCACTGGATGCAAGGCTCGTCTATTTTCAGCATAGCAGCGCTGGATCTGTTTGTGAAGCTTGCATACATCCTGAAGAGATGACAACTTTATTGTTCAGGAGGGTCTGGACCTTGCGTTGCATTTTTCAATGTGCACATTCTGTCAGGAAAAACTCTTTGTGGTTTTTCACCCATCGTTTACCTTTAACAGCATGAGGTTGTCAAAGCTGCAGTCCACAATAAGCCTGAGAGAGCTGGGCGTCACCTCTCTGCACAGACGTTTCCTGGCACTCTGGGTGTCTACTCCATCCTCATCCTGATGATTTTGCCTCTGCAGCCGacgctgctgttttctctcctttcgCCTGTGCCTATAGAAGAAAGCACAGGACAATACAGACCATGTTGACTGTGATGAGATGCTACACTACAAACTCATGTACTGTAGTAAAATGgctaaaaaaaactgtgacattGTGAATTTCTtgagaaatactgtattttgtccAGCATTTGACCCATTTATTGTATATACCTTTACATTGACACCCAAACTAAGAAGAATAGAAATGAAGCTGAGTTATTTTAACAGAGAATCCTACTGTAGACAGGCATAATGTACACTGGTAGATGGATGAGCATACATCTGTGCACAGGATATAAAACATCTAACAAACTGTTCATAAGTACATTAGTGACTGACAGTACTGGTAACAGTGTTAAAAGGAGCCTAGTTACTTTCGTagttctctctcttcttcccatttctgctgtttcagaagcttctttctttgcctctttGACAGACTTTGGTTTTCTGATGCAGTTTCTCCATTACCGCTCGCTGTCATCTGGAGGCTCTTGTTATCTCCGTTATCTTGCTGTTGCTGGGCTGGAGCCTCACTTTTCACACTATCATCTGCCATTTGTGGGGAGCAGAGATGTCTACTGTCTGTATAACTTACTAATCAACTAGGTGCTGATGTTCGCTTGTTGGCTGCTATTAGAAAAGCGCTAACCGTCtgcatttaagaaaaaaatcaaagttGCTCTGTTTTTACGAGCCATAAATCAGTTTAAAAGTACTTCATGGCACCGATATCCggtcacagacagacacacaggggAAATAAtctaaacaactaaaaaaaaaacgttcaaTAGCAACTAACCCTCGTGTATGTTATGTTGGCGCATAGCTGACGTCATTAAACCACGCCAGATGCATTCAAATGCACCTGGTGCAGTTGCAGTAGTTATGTCTCTTAACATATTTTGAGTGTAATGATTATGATGTCAGTCATTTTATTCACATGTGTAATTTAGgccatttttctgtttttccttcgCAATTTGACACAATTTACTAATATGTTGGAGACGGTGGCTGACGAGCGGAGACTAGGACTTACATACCAGCAGACGGATTTCAAGTCATGCCCGTACCTGAAGTGATTTGTCGGGGCTGCGGTGCTCTGGTGTAGCGGTCTGAGTCCAGGGTGAGCGGTTCGTGTCCCGGCTCCTCCTTAGTGTTCCTAGACAAGACAACGAAGACCTGTAGTAACTATGTgcactgtctggcagctgtccaaccacaataAAGTTGGACAGAGGTAATCTGcctgtatttatgtattttctatttttctgtgtgCTTTATTTATGTCTCGTGTCCTctgattttgtgttttccttcccTTAAACACTCTTTGTAATACTACAGTTGTAGcctattcattttttaaaaaaacagctgcgGCGCATTAGTTTTCTAAAAACCCTCCTAAGAACTCAAAGAAAGCACAAAGAGAATGGTACAGGCCAGTGATGAGTTCTTGAAGGCAGCATCAAGTGGAGGCCAGAAAAAGATTTTGTTTGTAGTTTCCTTGTCATGTAGGCCAGGGGGGGTAATTCCAGTCCTCAAGGCCCACTGCCCTCCCTGCTCTCCAACAGTCCCTACTCCACATACTGGAAGACACCAATTCAGTTGGTCTTCCCCCACtccaacattttctaaaatggtATATTATTCCAGCCTCTGATCGACTGAACAAacctgatccaggtgatcaGGAATGGGTCGGGCAGGGAGAGCTGAAACAAGTTGGACAGCGGCCCACAAGGACTGGAAATTCCCACCCTTGATGTAGGTCTTAATTGTTCTGAGAAGTGACTTAATTATTAGTACATTACGAGCTGTTGAAACCTGTGTCATTACACTGAGATGAGAATAATGGACTAAATCTTAAATCTGTTAacccaccctccaccccccagGTGTAATTAGCTGCTTTTTTCATGGTTAGAGTTTGTTGATCTTTAACAAGCCACCAATTGTGCAGGAATTGGTTGCTACCTATAACTGGCGCTGACTGTGAAACTGAATGCTTTACAAAGTGATCAGAGGCTTGTGAGTGGTATGGCTCTGGTGGTAATGCacacactgaaattaaatgCTTCTGTGTATTTACACTTCGAGCTCAGCTCTGTGACCTGATCCTGCATCTATcacctgtacagtatgtaggaCACATTCCAACTCCATTCCTGCTAAGTGAGTTTTCAGCCTCACAGACGTGGTTAAATGGCTGAATGGAATTTTCTAAAGATGAAAACCTTAAACAAAGTACTGCAGTTTGAGCAGTCCTCCACAGAGCTGTTACTAACAGCTTCATTAATAGTCACGAGTGTTACTCTGATAAACCAAACATGCAGGTTTGCATGTACATGAAATACTAAGTAAAGCATCCATTAACAAAGACAACCACTGGTaagcacattattattattattattattattattattattattattattattatcattattatcatcattattattattacacattgAGCTACAAGATAATTGCTACCTGTAATGCATTGCAAATTAGAGGcttatgtgtttgtctgttggGATGTACAGTAGTGGACACACTAGAATCTAATGCCTCTGTGTGTATACACTTACAGGCCTGCAACATAATCCTGCACACATCACCTGTTACTATATGGGCCTGAAGCCAGCAGAGATGCCTTTAATACTGCTGTGTATTCAGGAAACATTCCATTTGTGCTGTTTAGCTTTACTGATGTTGGTAAGTTATGTTGAACGTTCACCTTGCTTCCAGT from Anabas testudineus chromosome 18, fAnaTes1.2, whole genome shotgun sequence harbors:
- the trmt10a gene encoding tRNA methyltransferase 10 homolog A, encoding MADDSVKSEAPAQQQQDNGDNKSLQMTASGNGETASENQSLSKRQRKKLLKQQKWEEERELRKHRRKERKQQRRLQRQNHQDEDGVDTQSARKRLCREVTPSSLRLIVDCSFDNLMLLKDVCKLHKQIQRCYAENRRALHPVQFYLTSLGGQLKQSMDEKDKGWVNWKDITIKTQHYSEVVAKEDLIYLTSDSPNVLEELDEKKAYVIGGLVDHNHQKGITFERAKELGIGHAQLPLGSFVKMNSRKVLAVNHVFEIILAYLEKGSWQEAFFTILPQRKGAVAVLDETTAQEKEDKDSDSDTDTPEQTEKKA